Genomic segment of Agrobacterium larrymoorei:
TATTTCAACCGGACAGCAATGAGTTAAGCCGGGGAAGACGTGGATGAGAACTCCGCTGTCCTCTCGCCCCTCATACACATCCGACCACTCCAATCATTTCAACGCCTTACCCTCCACCGCTCACATTCCGATTCACCCACCTCATCCCATGATGAAGCTTTTCTCACCACATTCTTCACGGAAATGAATTGGTATATAACGGTAAACAAGCATAGTGCGGAACGATCCCAATCGAATTGGCAGTTTCCAATGGCAATGAATTCCACCCTCCAGGCTCCTCAGTCGGGCGATAGCGCCCGTGGTTTCGTCTATGCGCTGACGGCCTATATATTGTGGGGATTTTTGCCGTTCTACATGAAGGCCGTGGCCCATATTTCGCCGTTTGAAGTGATTGTCCACCGCGTCGTCTGGTCTGTGCCAATCGCCGCCATGGTTTTGATGGTTCTGGGGCGTACCGCTGAAATCCGGCAGGCGTTGACGACGCCGCGTATGCTGGCCATGGCCTGCCTCACTGCGTCTCTCATCAGCATCAACTGGGGCATTTATATCTGGGCCATCGGCTCCGGCCATGCGCTGGATGCCGCGCTGGGCTATTTCATCAATCCGCTTTTCAGCATTCTTCTCGGCGCCATTCTGCTGAAAGAGAAGCTCAGCCGCATGCAGATGGCGGCGATTTCGCTGGTGGCGATGGCCGTTGCACTGCTGACATGGAATGCCGGGGGCCTGCCATGGGTGGCCATTGCGCTCACCGTTTCCTGGGGCTTCTACGCATTCTTCCGCAAGACGCTGCCCATCGGGCCGACGCAGGGTTTTCTATTGGAAGTGCTGCTGCTGACACCGCCTGCAATCGCCTTCATCATCTATCTGACGGCCACGGGACAGGGGCATTTCATGGCCGGGACCGCGGTCGATACCTGGTTGCTGGCGGCAAGCGGTCTTGTGACTGCCGTACCGCTGATCTTCTACGGCAACGGGGCAAAGCTGCTGAAGCTTTCCACCATCGGCATCATGCAATATATCGCCCCGTCGATGATCTTCGCCATCGCCGTCTTCATCTTCAAGGAGCCGTTCGATACGGTGAGGCTGGTCGCATTCGTGATGATCTGGTCGGCGCTGGTGATCTATACGCTGCCGAGCCTGATGCGGAGCAGAGCTGCCGGGTGACCGGCAGCGTATTTGTTTAAAGCTGTGCGATGACGGAAGGATCGCCTTCCGGGTTTTCCTGCGCGATGGCGCGCTCGATGATCGCAGGCACGATCTCGCTAATTTCGGAAATGACCAGCGGGTTGAGGAGATGCGCCCGGTGGATGAAACCCTGATCGCGCATGTGGCGGATCAGTTCCAGCATCGGGTCCCAGAAGCCGTTGATATTGGCGAAAACCATTGGCTTTGCATGGCGGCCAAGCTGCGCCCAGGTCATGATCTCAACGATCTCTTCCAGCGTGCCGATGCCGCCGGGAAGCGTCACGAAAGCGTCAGACCGCTCGAACATCATGTGCTTGCGCTCATGCATGTCCTTGGTGATCACAAGTTCGTTCAATTGGCCGAGAGAATGGCGGGTCGCTTCCATATCCACGAGAAATTCGGGTATGATGCCCGTGACTTCGCCGCCATTGGACAAGACGCCGCTTGCAACGGCGCCCATGATGCCTTTGGTGCCGCCGCCGTAAACCAGGCGAATGCCGTTTTCAGCAATGGCTTTGCCAAGGGCTCGCCCGGCTTCCATATAGGCAGGATCACGCCCCGGCTGAGAGCCGCAATAGACGCAGATGGATCGAATCGAGTGATTTTTGTTCGTCATGACCTGCACCGAACTACGGGAGGGCGGATCAGGTCAAGAAAATTTGGGGGATCATGCGACAAACCCTGCCCTTCGGCCACGAGAACGCTTGTATGGCAGGCGCTAAAACGCTAGCAATCCGCGATAGAACTGCGACGAATATACCCGGAGACTCATAATGAAAAACAAAAAGGCCGGACTGCTGGCGCTGATCGTGCTTGTTGCTGCGACGCTGCTCATGGTCTTTTTCGTTTTGCCGCGTATGTCCGGCGATGACAAACCGATTGGCGATGCCATCAATCAGGCGGGCAATGCCGTCAAGAACAGCGTGGAAATGGGTGGCGAAAAGGCAGGCGATCTGCTCTCCGACGCCGCGCAGGAAACCGCCAATATTGCCGACAAGGTCGGGCGGCTGGCGGAATCCACCACCAAGTCCATCAAGGACATGACCGGCCTCTTCGCCGACAACAAGGTTCCCACGAACGAGGAATTCGCCGCGGCCCGCAAGAAGGTGGAAGATTCCCTTCGCGAATTGCAGGATATCGATATTCCTGAATCTCTGGATGAGACGACCTCGCGCCTGATCACCACGGCACGCACGGCGGCGGAGCGCACAATGGCGTTCCTGCGCGGTCTGCCGACGGATGCAAGTGCCGCAGCCGCTCAGGTTCGTCGTCTGGCTGGCGTGTTTGCCGGTACGGATGATGGCGCGCCCCGCCCGGAAGCGCCTGCCCCCGCAACTCCCGCTCCACAGCAGCCTGCGCAGGCACCCGCCCCGGCAACACAGGGTGGTGCGGCCCAATTGCCGAGCTTCGATGTGCTTCGCGTGGAGCCAGACGGTTCCGCCGTCATCGCTGGCAAGGCGCAGCCGGGTGCACAGCTGGAAATTCTGAACAAGGGTCAGGTCATTGC
This window contains:
- the rarD gene encoding EamA family transporter RarD — translated: MAMNSTLQAPQSGDSARGFVYALTAYILWGFLPFYMKAVAHISPFEVIVHRVVWSVPIAAMVLMVLGRTAEIRQALTTPRMLAMACLTASLISINWGIYIWAIGSGHALDAALGYFINPLFSILLGAILLKEKLSRMQMAAISLVAMAVALLTWNAGGLPWVAIALTVSWGFYAFFRKTLPIGPTQGFLLEVLLLTPPAIAFIIYLTATGQGHFMAGTAVDTWLLAASGLVTAVPLIFYGNGAKLLKLSTIGIMQYIAPSMIFAIAVFIFKEPFDTVRLVAFVMIWSALVIYTLPSLMRSRAAG
- a CDS encoding TIGR00730 family Rossman fold protein gives rise to the protein MTNKNHSIRSICVYCGSQPGRDPAYMEAGRALGKAIAENGIRLVYGGGTKGIMGAVASGVLSNGGEVTGIIPEFLVDMEATRHSLGQLNELVITKDMHERKHMMFERSDAFVTLPGGIGTLEEIVEIMTWAQLGRHAKPMVFANINGFWDPMLELIRHMRDQGFIHRAHLLNPLVISEISEIVPAIIERAIAQENPEGDPSVIAQL